In a single window of the Gossypium hirsutum isolate 1008001.06 chromosome A13, Gossypium_hirsutum_v2.1, whole genome shotgun sequence genome:
- the LOC107895092 gene encoding uncharacterized protein isoform X1: protein MVLSLINAGLSNASFTEVSITISKGSGQMQFGYGDVRRREKAEEALSAQMKLTAMWEIRARQKGWRDKVAKSNAQTQGKTNYTRLQSKNNLQKAHNGWLLPLQMHMGGIATANKNDIDQHAVDTVCALNSNSGVSFRYFMCKKVLECLMFVC, encoded by the exons ATGGTTCTATCTTTAATTAATGCAGGACTGAGCAATGCTTCCTTTACAG AAGTTAGCATCACAATATCAAAAGGAAGCGGACAAATGCAATTCGGATATGGAGACGTGCGAAGAAGGGAGAAAGCTGAAGAAGCACTGTCGGCTCAAATGAAATTAACAGCAATGTGGGAAATAAGAGCTCGTCAGAAAGGGTGGAGAGACAAGGTCGCCAAATCTAATGCACAGACACAAG GAAAAACCAACTACACTAGATTGCAGTCCAAGAACAATTTGCAGAAGGCACATAATGGCTGGCTCCTACCTCTACAAATGCATATGGGAGGCATTGCAACAGCGAATAAGAATGATATTGATCAACATGCAGTTGACACCGTATGTGCTCTGAATTCGAATTCAGGTGTGAGTTTTAGATATTTTATGTGCAAAAAAGTATTAGAGTGCCTTATGTTTGTATGTTAG
- the LOC107895092 gene encoding uncharacterized protein isoform X2 produces the protein MQFGYGDVRRREKAEEALSAQMKLTAMWEIRARQKGWRDKVAKSNAQTQGKTNYTRLQSKNNLQKAHNGWLLPLQMHMGGIATANKNDIDQHAVDTVCALNSNSGVSFRYFMCKKVLECLMFVC, from the exons ATGCAATTCGGATATGGAGACGTGCGAAGAAGGGAGAAAGCTGAAGAAGCACTGTCGGCTCAAATGAAATTAACAGCAATGTGGGAAATAAGAGCTCGTCAGAAAGGGTGGAGAGACAAGGTCGCCAAATCTAATGCACAGACACAAG GAAAAACCAACTACACTAGATTGCAGTCCAAGAACAATTTGCAGAAGGCACATAATGGCTGGCTCCTACCTCTACAAATGCATATGGGAGGCATTGCAACAGCGAATAAGAATGATATTGATCAACATGCAGTTGACACCGTATGTGCTCTGAATTCGAATTCAGGTGTGAGTTTTAGATATTTTATGTGCAAAAAAGTATTAGAGTGCCTTATGTTTGTATGTTAG
- the LOC107895090 gene encoding ribosomal RNA-processing protein 7 homolog A — protein sequence MKKKTSKDKANAVCVAEAAQMTENLVATKQGKKKDKLSKKKRKSKEKINPSVGIVDKPVDGNEVHLQEKFRKDRKKKSKGQLLETSKGANQDEVYEIPSGDDDCSKGMKKWLTDYHRSRPGLKVLQQRIDEFIIEHEAKLEQERKEKEARLTEGGWILVEHHKGRKKTTDTESGTTVGSVSQAAVEEKLAKKKSKEVFDFYRFQKREAQRSELMILQSKFEQDKKRIQQLRAARKFRPY from the exons ATGAAGAAGAAGACCAGTAAAGACAAGGCTAATGCTGTTTGTGTTGCCGAAGCTGCTCAAATGA CGGAGAATTTAGTTGCAACAAAACAAGGGAAGAAAAAGGATAAATtaagcaagaagaaaagaaaaagcaaagagaaaatcAATCCTAGCGTTGGAATTGTTGATAAGCCTGTTGACGGGAATGAAGTTCATCTTCAAG aaaaatttagaaaagacagaaaaaagaaatcaaaggGGCAATTGTTGGAAACGAGTAAAGGAGCTAATCAGGATGAAGTTTATGAAATACCTTCGGGAGATGACGACTGCTCAAAAGGCATGAAAA AATGGCTTACAGACTACCACCGAAGTAGGCCTGGCTTGAAGGTACTGCAACAAAGGATTGACGAGTTTATAATTGAGCACGAGGCAAAACTTGAACAG gaaagaaaagaaaaagaagctcgTCTTACAGAAGGGGGATGGATACTTGTTGAACATcataaaggaaggaaaaagaccACAGACACTGAAAGTGGAACTACAGTAGGCTCTGTTTCCCAGGCTGCTGTGGAGGAGAAATTAGCTAAGAAGAAGAGCAAAGAGGTCTTTGATTTCTACCGCTTTCAAAAAAGAGAAGCCCAGAGGAGTG AACTTATGATACTCCAGAGCAAATTTGAGCAGGATAAAAAGCGGATTCAACAGTTGAGAGCTGCTCGGAAGTTTCGACCTTATTAA